Genomic DNA from Pelosinus sp. UFO1:
GTGAGTCTACACATTCCGCTACTCGCAGAAACCCGAAATTTGATTGGTGAAACAGAGCTAAACCTCATGAAGCCCAATGCGATTCTAATTAATGTAGCTCGTGGCAATATCATTGATGAAAAGGCTCTGGTACAAGCGTTGAAAACAGGTAACCTTCTTGGCGTAGGCATGGATACATGGTCTTCAGAGCCAATGCAGGCAGATAATCCATTATTACAATTTACAAATGTGTTAGCTACCCCCCATGTAGGTGGTGGAACCCGCGATGTTTTAGAAAATGTTCTTCGTCTATCCTTTGAAAACATTGAAAAAGTCGAAAAAGCGAAAATGCCTAATAATCTAGTATGAGAAAATCGGTCATAGAATCTAAAATTACCTGCTAAATAACCGATAAAAAAGAATGGAGAGATGAATTATGTCGAATGTTGGATTACGCATTTTTACACATAGTAATCGACCGCCCAAGGCTTTAATTGAAGGATTTGCAGGAATACCAGTAGCTAATATCGCAGATAATATGAACCGAATGTCTTGTATGGATGCTAAAATTCGTCCAATCAATGACATGCCATTACTTGGACCGGCTTTTACTGTTAAGGCACGTCCTGGCGATAATCTTATGCTGCATAGAGCACTTGATCTTGCAAAACCCGGCGATATTGTGGTAGTAGATGCGCAAGGCGATTTGACAAACGCTATTATGGGAGAATTGATGGCTTTGTGGGCAATGCAAAGAGGTATTGGTGGTTTTATAATTGATGGGGCGATTCGTGATATAGGGGCGTTAAAAAAAATGGGCTTACCTATCTATGCTGCAGGAGTAACTCCCGCAGGTCCCTATAAAGACGGACCTGGTGAAATTAATGTCCCTGTCGCTTGTGGCGGCGTAGTTGTAAACCCTGGTGATATCTTGGTCGGCGACGAAGATGGTATTGTTGTTATTAACCCGCGTGATGCCGCAGAGTTATTAGAAAAATCCAGGGCTAAATCCCGAGCTGAAATGCAAACATTGGAAGAGATAGCAACTATGTCATGGGATCGCACTTGGGTCGAAAAGGCTCTTGCGGAGCGGGGAGCAGTAGTCGAGAATGATAATCGAAGTTTTCCTCGTGCCGATGTCAATGAGCCTGTGAAAATTTTGCTCGACGATTCTGACCATCCTATGGATGCTATTGCGACTAATATCAGTATAGAAGGGATATTGTTGCAATCAGAATCTCATTTGGAGCTTAATTCCTTACTTCGGCTGAATTTATCAAATGGGCTGGGGAACATGAATGTCGTAGCAAAAGTTATTTGGCAACAGAACAATAACTTTGGTTGTAATTTTGTGGATCTGTCTGAAGAGTTACAAGCGGTATTGGATCATGTGGTATATTTTCATTTGCGGCAAAACTTAGATCAACTGAATTTACTAAGAATCAGTTAACCCGAAGAAGCTGTTATCCAGTCGCACCCAACTCATAAGTTTAGATAAAATGTACCCTGTGGTAGATAAGTAAAAATCTATCATGAGGTACATTTTTTTATACAGAAAATCAACAAGGTCTGAAGTAAAGCAGACAAAGCTTTTTTACTACAACTTAATGAATACCAAGGGTTACCACGTAATACATTTATTTACATAATTAATAGGATTTTTTGAGTTTTTGTAGAAGTGTACTTGCTAGGGGTGATGTTGGTGGATTTTATACTTTCCTTTCTAGAGAACATAATCATAGTAATTGGAATTGCTTCAAGTGGGTCTTATATTGGCTCAAAGTATCCTAAACATCGGAATTTTGTATGGGGCATCTTGCTTGGGATTGGAACAATATATACCATGCAAAATAGCATTTTGATAGAGCCTGGCAGATTCATAGATTTTCGGTATTTAACTATGACCTTAGCAGGTTTTTTTGGTGGATTCGTTCCCGCAATGGTAGCGGCATGTATAAGTGGATTCTATCGGTGGTCACAGGGAGGAGCTGGTTCCTGGACCGGAGTAATTACAATTTTTATTTTTGCTATGATTGGTTTTTATTTAAGAAAGTTTAAAATTGAAAATTGGGCATTTAAACAGCACGTGCTTTTAGGGGGAAGTCTTACAACTGTCGTTATAATTATACTGTTGATAGTTCCTCCATGGAGCCCGTCAGCGTTGCAGGTTACCACCAAAGTAGCAGTGCCTTTATTCCTATTAGTTCCTATCGGTTCTTATATTTGTTTTAAAATATTTTTTATTTTACAGGATGCAATAGAAAACCAGATGCTACTCCGCGAAGAGATCCGATTATTAGACCTAGACCCCGAAACAACAATCATTAGAAATATGGAAGGCGTTATTACCTTCTGGAATAGAAAAGCCGAGGAATTATATGGATGGACTAAGGATGAGGCTATAGGGAAATATATACAGGAAATACTCAGCCCCCAGTTTCCTGAGCCATTTGAAGAAATCAATCAGATTTTAGTAAATAAAGGTCGATGGGAAGGCGAATTAATACATACCCGTAAAGACGGGGGTAAGATTATTTGTAGGAGCTGCTGGCTCTTAAAAAATACTCCCGGGTCATATTCAGTCATGGAATTAAACTTAGATATTACAGAAACGAAAAGGATGGAAGAGGAATTAACCCGCCTTGAAACGCTAAATACGGTGGGAGAAATGGCTGCAGGCATAAGCCATGAGGTACGCAATCCTATGACAACCGTACGAGGTTATTTACAACTGTTTCTTAGGAAAGAGGATTTTGGCAATTATTATAGGCAAATTCAAACCATGATAGATGAATTAGATAGAGCCAATTCAATTATTACGGAATTCTTGTCATTAGCAAAAGATAAGGTTTCAGAGATTAAATCAGATAGCTTAAACGAAATTATTCATGTACTATCTCCTTTACTGCAAGCGGATGCCTTTCGTATGGGCCATGAAATTCAATTTAAAACCAGTAATATACCGGATATACCAATGGACAAGAATGAAATAAGACAACTTATCTTAAATTTAACGCGGAATGGTTTTGAAGCAATGACTTCCTGCGGAAAAATAATGATACAGACATATCTTGAAGGGGAGAATGTTGTGCTTACAATTCAAGATACAGGAACAGGAATACCCGAGGAAGTACTTAGGAAACTTGGCACTCCTTTTGTTACTACAAAGGAAAATGGGACAGGGATAGGATTGTCCGTATGCTACCGTATTGCTCAAAGACATAATGCAAAAATAACTGCAAATTCATCCCCAGAAGGAACTACTTTCTTTATTAAATTTAGTACATTATAAACTCTCACGATCCGCGTTTGCTACTACGTTAGGATCTATAAAAAAGTTTGGATAAAATAGTGAAAAGGATACCTTCTCATGCAATAAACTAAGTAATGTCACGTCATTATTAGTAGTGAAGTTTGATAAAAAAAGTAGGGGGATAAAAAATGGAAGCAAAAGTAATAGAAGCCTTTCATATGATGTGGGATAATTTCCCTGAGGCGGTCATGCTAATACATAAAAGCAGAGAGATTTTAGCTGTAAATAATGCTTGTCGTAATGCTGGAGGGGTCGTAGGGGGAAAGTGCTCAGAGTTAGGTGGGTCTGAACGGCATAAAGGGTGCTTAGCTAACCAGGCTATAGCAACGAATAAAGCAACCTACTCGAAAAGTGAAGTGGGAGGAAAGGAGATCATTGGTTATTGGATACCTCTCACAGATTATCCAGATATTTATGTTCACTTTGGCGTAGGAATTATGGTCGATTATAATAAATCCTGTTGAGGTAATACTTAAGAATCATGTATATGATGTTTTTCATTGAATATCGTATAGTGAAATGCCTTTCGATTATACTATAATCGAATAAAGTATAGGAAAAGGAGTGGGCAGTTATGGGGATTTATGATTTCAAAATGAAGTCCATTGATGGTAAAGAAGTATCCTTGGCAGATTATAAGGGTAAGGTCTTACTGATCGCCAACACGGCTAGTAAGTGTGGATTTACTCCCCAGTATGAGGAGTTGCAAGAACTTTATAAAACATA
This window encodes:
- a CDS encoding PilZ domain-containing protein, with amino-acid sequence MSNVGLRIFTHSNRPPKALIEGFAGIPVANIADNMNRMSCMDAKIRPINDMPLLGPAFTVKARPGDNLMLHRALDLAKPGDIVVVDAQGDLTNAIMGELMALWAMQRGIGGFIIDGAIRDIGALKKMGLPIYAAGVTPAGPYKDGPGEINVPVACGGVVVNPGDILVGDEDGIVVINPRDAAELLEKSRAKSRAEMQTLEEIATMSWDRTWVEKALAERGAVVENDNRSFPRADVNEPVKILLDDSDHPMDAIATNISIEGILLQSESHLELNSLLRLNLSNGLGNMNVVAKVIWQQNNNFGCNFVDLSEELQAVLDHVVYFHLRQNLDQLNLLRIS
- a CDS encoding ATP-binding protein, with the translated sequence MDFILSFLENIIIVIGIASSGSYIGSKYPKHRNFVWGILLGIGTIYTMQNSILIEPGRFIDFRYLTMTLAGFFGGFVPAMVAACISGFYRWSQGGAGSWTGVITIFIFAMIGFYLRKFKIENWAFKQHVLLGGSLTTVVIIILLIVPPWSPSALQVTTKVAVPLFLLVPIGSYICFKIFFILQDAIENQMLLREEIRLLDLDPETTIIRNMEGVITFWNRKAEELYGWTKDEAIGKYIQEILSPQFPEPFEEINQILVNKGRWEGELIHTRKDGGKIICRSCWLLKNTPGSYSVMELNLDITETKRMEEELTRLETLNTVGEMAAGISHEVRNPMTTVRGYLQLFLRKEDFGNYYRQIQTMIDELDRANSIITEFLSLAKDKVSEIKSDSLNEIIHVLSPLLQADAFRMGHEIQFKTSNIPDIPMDKNEIRQLILNLTRNGFEAMTSCGKIMIQTYLEGENVVLTIQDTGTGIPEEVLRKLGTPFVTTKENGTGIGLSVCYRIAQRHNAKITANSSPEGTTFFIKFSTL